One genomic region from Artemia franciscana chromosome 17, ASM3288406v1, whole genome shotgun sequence encodes:
- the LOC136037722 gene encoding N-acetylglucosaminyl-phosphatidylinositol de-N-acetylase-like: MPQLNKKNREKLIDQRHQNTVNKHDKKLFPKNSLFVTAHPDDECMFYGPTIIKLIKNHVQVYILCFSSGVNDREKKVRKGELQSSCQHPGIDKNHVSVLDSPLFPDSIKTSWPVIDVATEIENYIFRNEIQTVYTFDEGGVSGLPNHISLYKAVRHLVHCSRVTSYCKFYCLKSVPPIQKYIFYGRECRGHIFAANNEGRLKIERAIQRHASQYVWFRKVYITFSVYTRRNVFFPLN; encoded by the exons ATgccacaattaaataaaaaaaatcgggaAAAATTAATCGATCAGCGTCACCAGAACACGGTGAATAAACACGACAAAAAACT TTTCCCCAAAAACTCATTGTTTGTCACTGCCCACCCTGATGATGAATGCATGTTCTATGGCCCAACAATCATTAAATTGATCAAAAACCATGTCCAagtatatatattatgtttttcttCAGGAGTCAATGACCGGGAAAAAAAAGTACGAAAAGGCGAATTGCAGAGCAGCTGCCAACATCCGGGAATAGACAAAAATCATGTGTCAGTTCTAGATTCTCCACTATTTCCTGATAGTATTAAAACCTCCTGGCCAGTCATTGACGTAGCTACTGAAATAGAAAACtatattttcagaaatgaaattcAGACTGTATATACATTTGACGAAGGCGGGGTCAGTGGTCTTCCCAACCATATTTCACTGTACAAGGCCGTTAGGCATTTAGTGCACTGTTCGAGAGTAACCAGTTATTGCAAATTCTACTGCTTGAAGTCTGTCCCTCCAAttcaaaagtatattttttacggGAGGGAATGCCGAGGACATATCTTTGCTGCTAATAACGAAGGAAGACTAAAAATAGAGCGAGCAATACAGAGGCATGCTAGTCAATACGTCTGGTTTCGTAAGGTCTATAtaactttttcagtttatacTAGAAGAAAcgtgttttttcctttaaacTGA